Proteins found in one Syngnathus acus chromosome 9, fSynAcu1.2, whole genome shotgun sequence genomic segment:
- the LOC119127800 gene encoding arrestin domain-containing protein 3-like, whose product MPSTVQRLKVTYNNDSERNAFTNGDTVTGQVTLEVTKDCKADSLYVKFKGKAEVLWTERHGQTTTTYHSKDKYFSITHYFIRDESATVDDQSLLTTQHGQTYGNLLATGTHVFPFTFQFPLQEMPSSFTGSVGKIVYLLETRLNRSMRIRTKDTIKIPFVTQVVPTMLQEIMTPQHDSKDKKLHLLNSGTVAMDVKIEKSGFIQGEGLKVVATIQNNSTREIKPKYCIYRKHSFFARGKRRLDTKDLLKDVGEPIPPSASQTVVRVITIPHDLEPSILNCSILKAEYRVRVYLDVKYASDPEIKFPILILGALTAPTVAASLPSTESEFGPFGYQNPAAWGTFSQPQSYDPPPPYEAYGMYPSLMDNGGKP is encoded by the exons atgcCGAGCACAGTGCAGCGCCTGAAGGTAACTTACAACAACGACAGCGAAAGAAATGCGTTTACAAATGGGGACACCGTGACCGGACAAGTCACTTTGGAAGTGACCAAAGATTGCAAAGCCGACTCGCTTTACGTAAAGTTTAAGGGAAAGGCTGAGGTGTTGTGGACCGAGAGGCACGGCCAAACTACTACCACTTACCACTCTAAGGACAAGTATTTCAGCATCACACATTACTTTATTCGAGATGAATCCGCCACCG TTGACGATCAATCACTACTGACCACTCAGCATGGACAAACCT ACGGTAATTTACTTGCAACAGGAactcatgttttcccattcaCCTTTCAGTTCCCTTTACA GGAAATGCCATCCTCCTTCACTGGTTCTGTTGGTAAAATTGTGTACCTACTGGAAACCAGGCTGAATAGGTCCATGAGGATACGTACAAAAGATACCATCAAGATTCCCTTCGTGACACAAGTAGTCCCCACCATGTTGCAGGAAATCATG ACTCCTCAACATGATTCTAAGGataaaaaattgcatttgttgAACTCGGGAACTGTAGCGATGGATGTCAAGATTGAAAAATCCGGTTTCATCCAAG GAGAAGGCTTAAAGGTTGTAGCCACCATTCAGAACAACTCCACTCGTGAGATCAAACCCAAGTATTGCATCTACAGAAAGCACAGCTTCTTTGCAAGGGGAAAGAGGAGGCTTGATACTAAAGACCTCTTAAAGGACGTGGGAGAGCCCATTCCTCCATCAGCCAGCCAAACAGTCGTAAGGGTCATCACAATCCCCCATGATTTGGAACCTTCCATCCTCAACTGTAGCATCCTCAAAGCAGAGTACAGGGTTAGG GTTTATTTGGATGTAAAGTACGCTTCAGACCCAGAGATCAAATTTCCCATTCTCATCCTTGGAGCCTTAACAGCACCCACTGTGGCAGCAAGTTTGCCTTCTACTGAATCTGAATTTGGACCATTTGGATACCAAAACCCAGCAGCCTGGGGCACGTTTTCACAACCACAATCTTATGAtccccctcctccttatgAAGCTTATGGAATGTACCCTTCCTTGATGGATAATGGTGGTAAACCCTGA
- the LOC119127807 gene encoding arrestin domain-containing protein 3-like, giving the protein MFEKTFKDFNINFNALNESNTFSSGELVTGQVSFELSKLTKIRAITICLKGKADVHWSSGSGKKKRTYYAKIDLLNLKSVILQEGAVGRETIVPPGRHVYPFSCQLPHGNFPSSFRGPHGQVLYNLTVAIDRPWHITKDFVTQMNFVHHVASNQPELMASLSGSNSMSVCSLSCTSGQITMTASIEKKGFLRGETIRIFCDFGNASSRTVTPKAKLKQKQKYFSREGIQRRLFVKNLNSVTGLPISAHSSETNAEMLLNIPADSTLTISNCSLLQVHYEIELSLCLRASPNLIMLFPIVLCDLPLHPHYLG; this is encoded by the exons ATGTTCGAGAAAACATTTAAGGACTTTAACATTAATTTTAACGCTCTGAATGAGAGCAACACTTTTTCCAGTGGAGAGTTGGTGACGGGACAGGTTTCCTTCGAGCTCTCCAAGTTGACAAAGATTAGAGCAATCACAATATGTTTGAAAGGAAAGGCAGACGTCCACTGGTCTTCCGGAagtgggaaaaagaaaaggacatACTATGCAAAGATTGACTTGCTTAATCTAAAAAGCGTGATTTTGCAAGAAGGAG CTGTTGGGAGAGAGACCATTGTTCCTCCTGGCAGGCATGTGTATCCATTTTCATGTCAGCTGCCACACGG AAACTTTCCATCCAGCTTCCGTGGGCCACATGGACAAGTGCTCTACAACCTGACAGTGGCTATTGACAGACCATGGCATATAACAAAGGATTTTGTGACACAGATGAACTTTGTGCACCATGTCGCTTCCAACCAGCCAGAGCTAATG gctTCACTCTCAGGCTCGAACAGCATGAGCGTGTGCTCCCTTAGTTGTACCTCCGGTCAAATCACAATGACTGCCAGCATTGagaaaaaaggctttttgcGAG GTGAAACCATCCGGATCTTTTGCGACTTTGGCAACGCTTCATCTCGTACGGTGACTCCTAAGGCCAAGCTGAAGCAAAAGCAGAAATACTTCTCGCGCGAAGGGATCCAAAGAAGATTATTTGTGAAAAACTTGAACTCTGTGACTGGGCTGCCCATCAGTGCTCACTCCTCAGAAACAAACGCTGAGATGCTGCTCAACATTCCGGCTGATTCGACTCTCACCATCTCCAACTGCAGCCTCCTGCAGGTTCACTACGAAATTGAG CTGAGCCTTTGTCTAAGAGCTTCCCCGAACCTCATCATGCTGTTTCCCATCGTCCTTTGTGACCTCCCTTTACATCCACATTATTTAGGCTAA